Within Bactrocera oleae isolate idBacOlea1 chromosome 6, idBacOlea1, whole genome shotgun sequence, the genomic segment AGCAACGGATGGAGCAATGTAAGGAGCCGTATATGCGGCAGCCACACCGGGTGCGGCAATGGGGGCATATGGAGCTGTGTAAGCCGCTGACACGGTGGCAGGGTAGGCGGCAGCTGGCGCAACAAAACGAGCAGGAGCTGGTGCTGTAGCAGCAAAGGGAGCTGGTGGTGCGACCAACTTGGCAGGTGCCGCAGCAGCTATCAGTGGTGTTGCGTAATAATTGCTCTGTATATCCACGCGTTGGCTGGCGACCGCAGAGTTCAATGGAGCATTCGTGTAGGCGGCGGCAGTGTATGCCGCTGAGTAGGGTGCAGCGTACGCTGAAGTGTATGCCGCGTAGGGTGCTGAATATGCAGCGTAAGGAGCATTATAGGCAGCGGCATAGGGCGGTGCAGTGTATGCTGCGGAAACGTATGGGGCGGCAGCAATAACCGGAGCAGAAGCAACAACTGGAGCAGCAGCAACAGGCGCTGCTACGGCCACTTGGTCGGGCTTAGCTGTCACGCAGGTAGCGCTCAGAGCAATCaccgacaacaacaacgacaactagAAGAATGTAGAAAAGTCAATACATAACTGTGCGCAAATAAAAAGTCCTTTCCTCAATTCAATCAACCACTTACGAGTTTCGACATCCTGAGTAATATTTGATGgatcttttatttgtttttttattttttgttttttgttcttgttattgGATTTTCTCCTTGTTCAGTTTGGCTTCTTCCTTATATTGCTTCTTATTCGTGGCGAATTCTTGAGTTTGCCGCTTTTAATCAACGATGGTGCGCTGAGTCGTGCATAGAATGCATTCCACTACAGTGGATCGCTCGCATTTTATAGGGTGGTGCCGGTGGTTAGCGCTCATTGCACATCATGCCGTATTACTTAGAGAGTATTCCACTTCTTCTAGCATATTCTGCTACTGCTACTGCCACCTATTCTACTCCTGGCTCTTTACCCCTTACCACGCCACTGGGGTTGGTTGAACGCTTTGCCAACTTTTGTTAACTTCTTAATGCAAATGTTCGTCGTCTGCGACATCAATTTGTCAAAACCGTAGCACTTTGAGTGACGGTATGGTCGGTTGTATGGCTTTTGTGCGGTGTGGTTACtcgcttatacatacatatacgagctTAGGAGTATATATCGCGGTATGTATAGTGTATAGTTACAAATTGCGTTCTATTGCAAAACAATACAAAAGTGCTCAGTTTGCTGCCATTCAAGGACTTGCCGTCGTTATACGCCGTTGGCAAATTATCAAGGAATGTTTATAGCAAGAAGTTAGTTTTCAGTTAGTAGATATCTACTTATAcactctatatacatatacatatgtatatatgtaagagcGTTTTCATCTGTATGTCAATATCCAGTTGTATGCATCTAAAAACTGAGAATATACTTATTAATctacattcaaatatatatattatatgcatatatacccACTCATTGCTGTATGTATTCATTAGAATACAGAGGAAAACATTTTATCACAACGAATTCATGAACTGATTAAGAGAAGATTCGAGAAATATTTCTGACGAAGCatcaatttaaaactttaaagctGATTGATATAATCGCGCCAAATAATTGCGAGGTAGTTTGTCATAAAGTTATCCCACGGTGATGTATATAAAATGTCAAGTTTGTCTGGTCCATTTGAAAGCGTGCGCAAACTGAAtagataaattttattttcctactACTTACTTTTCCGACTtcggaataaaattaaaaatgttgcagaataATTTGGGGAGTTCACTTTGTTACttacacaagtatttgagttgcAAGAAACATTTAGTTAAAGTCGTGAAGTCAGGAAAACTTTGCCATGTACATCCGCCTcttttaatgacgataacatagAAAAAGCTAAAAGAGAGTGCTTGAAATCgccgtgttggcatcagagagataacaGAGGATCTTAAAATGGTATGGATCGACTCAGAATATTTTGGTGAATGTTTTGGGTGTGAAATGTGTCAATGCAGAACTCTTACCGAAAGGcctgaattttttgaaaaacgatgtcgagtagaggtcgcaaaagagatgctgaATTTACGTAGCTGAGAACTCTACATTCAATCAAATGCattattactggtgacgagactgcggtttatgaatatgacatgGACGTGTGTAGCAATTTATCGAACGGCGCTCCCAAAAATTAGCcgaaaccaaaattcgctgaaggcactgaaggtcaTCACAGCCGAGGcttgtaataaatatatggaaaatttaattaaatgttgaaTGTGATAATAACCATTGtataaaatacgtaaaaatgtTGTTTATGGAGAAGACATGTGGTTGCTTGCAATTgggtttaacaaaaaaaatttgtcgaTCTTAAAACAgtgtaaaaaatatagtttcaaGAGAATTCTTCATTACAGGGAAATAGTACTACTCCACCGCACTACTTCCGCAATATgatgaaagtaaaatttaaaggcATGAAAAACGATCGGGACAACCACAGAACTATGAGAAGTACAaactagaaatatttaaaatatctaatatatgcaatttttgtttattcaacATCTTTCCcagaaaaaccgaaaaaattttgctttcataAAATCGATAATTATTACGATTTTTATAaccataatttattaaaaataattgtaaagttTATATGAAATCAGATTGAAAGAGAAGCACAAGATTGGAAGCTCTACCAAATGACTattcaacaacaataaaacggGTTCTGTACCACGAAGAATATATGAAAGCTACTTTGATTATGTAGTTTTGATTAACAGTTGGGGTCGTGGTCAATA encodes:
- the LOC106624864 gene encoding cuticle protein 16.5, translated to MSKLLSLLLSVIALSATCVTAKPDQVAVAAPVAAAPVVASAPVIAAAPYVSAAYTAPPYAAAYNAPYAAYSAPYAAYTSAYAAPYSAAYTAAAYTNAPLNSAVASQRVDIQSNYYATPLIAAAAPAKLVAPPAPFAATAPAPARFVAPAAAYPATVSAAYTAPYAPIAAPGVAAAYTAPYIAPSVAPVAPANYVAPAAAAVAPAPARYVASAASIIGAPIASGPAKLVAPSVVV